A genomic stretch from Flavobacterium humidisoli includes:
- a CDS encoding Maf-like protein — MLKEKLKKYKIILASGSPRRQQFFKDLDLDFEIRLKDVEEIYPPELKAVEITDYLAELKANAFEGELKENEILVTSDTIVWHQNNALGKPKSAEEAFAMIKSMSNATHEVITSVCFKTADSSTLLHDITKVTFNDLSDEAILYYIENYKPYDKAGAYGIQEWFGFMAVAKVEGSYTNVMGLPTAKVYEFLTTLV, encoded by the coding sequence ATGCTTAAAGAAAAACTAAAAAAATATAAAATCATTTTAGCTTCGGGTTCTCCTCGCAGACAACAGTTTTTTAAGGATTTAGATCTTGATTTTGAAATTCGTTTAAAGGACGTCGAAGAAATTTATCCGCCAGAATTGAAAGCGGTAGAGATTACCGATTATCTAGCCGAATTGAAAGCCAACGCTTTTGAAGGAGAATTGAAAGAAAATGAAATCTTGGTTACAAGCGATACTATTGTTTGGCACCAGAATAATGCTTTAGGAAAGCCTAAAAGTGCTGAAGAAGCTTTTGCTATGATTAAATCGATGTCTAATGCAACGCATGAAGTAATTACTTCAGTTTGTTTTAAAACGGCAGACTCCTCTACTCTTTTGCATGATATTACAAAAGTAACCTTCAACGATTTGTCTGACGAAGCTATTTTATATTATATAGAAAACTACAAACCTTACGATAAAGCTGGTGCTTATGGCATCCAGGAATGGTTTGGTTTTATGGCAGTTGCAAAAGTAGAAGGCTCTTATACCAACGTAATGGGGCTTCCGACAGCCAAAGTTTACGAATTTTTGACTACATTAGTGTAA
- a CDS encoding KdsC family phosphatase translates to MGKSYKEIMNDITTFVFDVDGVLTDGSVFVTNEGEMLRTMNIRDGYAMKAAIESGYHVCIISGGSNEGVRVRLRNLGVNDIHLGTPDKVKTFKAYCESNNIKPENVLYMGDDIPDFHVMKLVGLPTCPQDASPEIKTLCRYISHVKGGRGAARDVIEQVMKVQGKWMDYFNGKHD, encoded by the coding sequence ATGGGAAAAAGTTATAAAGAAATAATGAATGACATCACAACGTTTGTTTTTGATGTAGATGGCGTACTTACTGATGGTTCTGTTTTTGTAACCAATGAAGGCGAAATGTTAAGAACAATGAACATTCGTGATGGTTATGCTATGAAAGCGGCTATTGAAAGCGGTTACCATGTATGCATTATTTCTGGCGGAAGCAATGAAGGAGTTCGGGTTCGTCTTCGCAATCTAGGCGTTAATGACATTCATTTAGGAACTCCTGATAAAGTAAAAACTTTTAAAGCTTACTGCGAAAGCAACAATATAAAACCAGAAAATGTGTTGTATATGGGAGACGATATCCCTGATTTTCATGTAATGAAATTAGTTGGACTTCCTACCTGTCCGCAAGATGCTAGTCCAGAAATTAAAACGCTATGCCGTTATATCTCACACGTAAAAGGTGGACGCGGCGCGGCGAGAGACGTTATCGAGCAAGTGATGAAAGTGCAAGGAAAATGGATGGATTACTTTAACGGAAAACACGATTAA
- a CDS encoding DUF3667 domain-containing protein: MEIICKNCQQIFTGNYCNNCGQPAETHKINSHFLWHDIQHGLLHFDKGILFSLKELFTRPGHSVREFIEGKRVKHFKPLSLLVLLATFYSFLYHYFHIHYFIDKSSDSIDYENLSEWITTHFSWVTIATIPFYTIGTYIVFKNQGYNFVEFFVLNTFKASQRIFVQILTFPLLFYFNQKHYLHQFSLATYLLGTLVIFWTNIQFFNKISKTKALFLSILSHMIFLFTFLTVVAIILLLTGNFAE, encoded by the coding sequence ATGGAAATAATTTGTAAAAACTGTCAACAAATATTTACTGGAAATTATTGTAATAATTGTGGGCAACCTGCTGAAACACATAAAATCAACAGCCATTTTTTATGGCACGATATACAGCATGGTTTATTGCATTTTGACAAAGGAATTCTTTTTTCTTTAAAAGAACTATTTACAAGACCGGGACATTCTGTTCGGGAATTTATTGAAGGGAAACGAGTTAAACACTTCAAACCTTTATCTTTACTCGTTCTTCTGGCTACATTTTATAGTTTTCTCTATCATTATTTTCACATTCATTACTTTATAGACAAATCCTCAGATTCTATTGATTACGAAAATTTAAGCGAATGGATAACTACTCATTTTTCTTGGGTAACCATTGCTACAATACCATTTTATACAATAGGAACTTATATTGTTTTTAAAAATCAGGGATATAATTTTGTTGAATTTTTTGTGCTGAATACTTTTAAAGCTTCGCAGAGAATTTTTGTTCAAATTTTGACATTTCCTTTATTGTTTTACTTTAACCAAAAACATTATTTACATCAGTTTTCACTTGCAACATACCTACTCGGTACTTTAGTTATTTTTTGGACCAATATTCAGTTTTTTAATAAAATTTCAAAAACAAAAGCATTGTTTTTGTCTATTTTAAGCCATATGATTTTTCTGTTCACTTTTTTAACGGTTGTAGCTATCATACTTCTGCTTACAGGAAATTTTGCTGAATAA
- a CDS encoding Rossmann-like and DUF2520 domain-containing protein translates to MIQITIIGSGNVAQHLIKAFSASKIVEIKQVFSRKKEALLHLIDSEKIVNDFQALEPADLHIISVSDNAITEVSEQLPFNNQLVVHTSGTSSIELLDPKNRRGVFYPLQTFSKNKKLDYAVVPFCLEAENTADFKLLETIAKSVSTAVYSINSEQRKALHVAAVFVSNFTNHLYQMGHEICEENQVPFAVLKPLIQETADKINTLDPIDAQTGPAIRRDSNTTDAHVAFLQDENKKNIYKILTQSIQHNGKKL, encoded by the coding sequence ATGATTCAGATAACAATAATCGGTTCCGGCAATGTTGCACAGCATTTGATAAAGGCTTTTTCTGCCAGCAAAATTGTTGAAATTAAACAGGTTTTTTCGCGAAAGAAAGAAGCTCTACTTCATCTAATTGATTCTGAAAAGATTGTAAACGATTTTCAAGCATTAGAACCTGCTGATTTGCATATTATTTCAGTTTCAGATAATGCCATTACAGAAGTTTCAGAACAGCTTCCGTTTAACAATCAATTAGTGGTTCACACTTCAGGAACATCTTCAATCGAACTTTTAGATCCTAAAAACAGGCGTGGTGTTTTTTATCCGCTTCAGACATTTTCTAAAAATAAAAAATTAGATTATGCTGTTGTTCCTTTCTGTCTAGAAGCAGAAAATACAGCCGATTTTAAACTTCTGGAAACCATTGCAAAAAGTGTTTCAACTGCGGTTTATTCTATAAACTCAGAACAACGCAAGGCGCTTCATGTTGCGGCAGTATTTGTTAGTAATTTTACAAATCATCTGTACCAAATGGGACACGAAATCTGTGAAGAAAATCAAGTTCCTTTTGCTGTTTTAAAACCTTTAATTCAGGAAACAGCAGATAAAATCAATACACTCGATCCTATTGATGCACAAACAGGCCCAGCGATACGCCGCGATTCTAACACAACCGACGCGCATGTGGCTTTTTTACAAGACGAAAACAAAAAAAATATCTATAAAATCCTAACACAATCTATACAGCATAATGGGAAAAAGTTATAA
- the ccsA gene encoding cytochrome c biogenesis protein, with protein MDKKIFSFLFSTRLMAVLFLTFAIAMGVGTFIESKYNTDTARILIYNTWWFEAIMAIFMLNFFGNIKKYQLHKKEKWATLLLHLSFVFILLGAFITRYISYEGMMPIREGAAENQVYSDKTFLTIFADGEYKGEMKRRVFEKSLLLSPVTNNDFSISGKFDETPFEVTYSNYIMGAKEVVKPDPNGTLYLKLVEAGAGGREEHYLKEGEVQNIHNVLFALNKQTDGAININTTGKEYTIQTPFEGEFMRMADQFKGKVTKDNVQPLMMRSLYSIGDIRIVFPEPPLKGKVDYESNNDFKAKSHSDALVVKVKAEGQEKEVMVFGNKGQVGEAKTVKIGNIEYSIFFGSKAYVLPFKIRLNDFIAEKYPGTEKSYSSYKSKVTVQDSTETFDADIFMNHVLDYKGFRFFQSSFDPDEKGTVLSVNHDFWGTNITYFGYFLLYIGLMAIMFTKHSRFGDLKRKLEAVKKKKEKLITILVLMLSLSSFAQQSPHVHSHDHDHVHSADPNDHANHVTAPPSKKQLDSLLNIYKAPEAHAAKFGRLIIQDAGGRMKPINTFSSELLRKVSHDDKYNGMNSDQVFLSMTQYAQVWIQIPLIYIKSGNDSIRKIIGIDSKDKYAPFVKFFDEQGNYKLSPYLDAAYKAANPNQFEKDFVETDKKVNLMESALSGSILRIFPIPNDPNHKWVSYLERNNNGFKGMDSTYVNQILPLYFSALNNGSIAKNFDAADNLVESINGFQKKFGGKVRPSEEKIDAEIAYNKYDVFQKLPYWYVTVASFMFIFIIVNIFFEKKWLRITINGFHVLVGLLFAIHTLGLIARWYISGHAPWSNAYESIVYVAWSTMFFGLAFDRKSKLTVASSAFVTAMILMAAYMNWIDPEIANLQPVLNSYWLMIHVAVIVGSYGPTALGFILGFVALLLIFFTTEKNKAKMELNLKEITYINEMALTIGLIMLTIGNFLGGQWANESWGRYWGWDPKETWALISIMIYAFVIHARFVPALRGKWFFNLMSMYAFVSILFTYYGVNFHLVGLHSYASGEAHSLSWVYYCLIVISIIGAVTYPKYRKYYKSKSKKVKK; from the coding sequence ATGGATAAAAAAATATTCTCTTTTTTGTTTTCTACACGATTAATGGCCGTTCTTTTTTTAACATTCGCAATTGCAATGGGTGTTGGAACTTTTATCGAAAGTAAATACAATACCGACACGGCTAGAATACTAATTTACAATACTTGGTGGTTTGAGGCAATTATGGCCATTTTTATGCTTAATTTCTTCGGAAATATCAAAAAATATCAATTGCATAAAAAAGAAAAATGGGCAACTCTTTTATTGCACCTTTCTTTTGTTTTTATCCTTTTAGGAGCTTTTATTACAAGATATATTAGTTACGAAGGAATGATGCCAATTCGCGAAGGCGCGGCAGAAAACCAAGTATATTCAGATAAAACCTTTTTGACCATTTTTGCTGATGGTGAATATAAAGGGGAGATGAAAAGAAGGGTTTTTGAAAAAAGTCTTTTACTTTCTCCTGTTACCAATAACGATTTTAGTATTTCAGGAAAATTTGACGAAACTCCTTTTGAAGTTACCTATTCGAACTATATCATGGGAGCAAAAGAAGTAGTTAAGCCAGATCCAAACGGAACTTTATACCTTAAACTAGTTGAAGCTGGAGCAGGTGGACGAGAAGAACATTACCTGAAAGAAGGTGAAGTTCAAAACATTCACAATGTTTTATTTGCTTTAAATAAGCAGACAGACGGTGCAATTAACATTAATACAACTGGAAAAGAATATACGATTCAGACTCCTTTTGAAGGTGAATTTATGCGTATGGCAGATCAATTTAAAGGAAAGGTTACAAAAGATAACGTACAGCCTTTAATGATGCGTTCATTATATAGCATTGGAGATATTAGAATTGTATTTCCAGAGCCTCCATTGAAAGGTAAAGTGGATTACGAATCTAATAATGATTTCAAAGCAAAATCTCATTCTGATGCTTTAGTCGTTAAAGTAAAAGCGGAAGGACAGGAAAAAGAAGTAATGGTTTTTGGTAATAAAGGCCAAGTTGGAGAAGCTAAAACCGTTAAAATAGGTAATATTGAATACTCTATTTTCTTTGGAAGTAAAGCTTATGTTTTGCCATTTAAAATTCGTTTAAATGATTTTATTGCTGAGAAATATCCTGGAACTGAAAAAAGTTATTCTTCATATAAAAGTAAGGTAACTGTTCAGGACTCTACAGAAACTTTTGATGCCGATATTTTTATGAATCACGTTTTAGATTATAAAGGATTCCGTTTCTTCCAGTCTTCATTTGATCCAGATGAAAAAGGAACTGTTTTATCTGTAAACCACGATTTCTGGGGAACGAATATTACTTATTTCGGTTATTTTCTATTATACATTGGTTTAATGGCAATTATGTTTACGAAACATTCTCGTTTTGGTGATTTAAAACGCAAACTAGAAGCTGTTAAAAAGAAAAAAGAAAAACTAATTACAATTTTAGTTTTAATGTTGAGCTTGAGCAGTTTTGCTCAGCAGTCTCCTCATGTTCATTCTCATGACCACGATCACGTGCATAGTGCAGATCCAAATGATCACGCTAATCACGTTACTGCGCCGCCAAGCAAGAAACAATTAGATTCTTTATTAAACATCTATAAAGCGCCAGAAGCGCATGCGGCAAAATTTGGCCGTTTGATTATTCAAGATGCCGGCGGAAGAATGAAGCCTATCAATACATTTTCTTCTGAATTACTTCGTAAGGTAAGCCACGATGATAAATACAATGGAATGAATTCCGATCAGGTATTCTTGTCTATGACACAATATGCTCAGGTTTGGATTCAGATTCCTTTGATTTATATTAAGTCAGGAAATGACAGTATTCGTAAAATTATTGGTATTGATTCTAAAGATAAATATGCTCCATTTGTAAAATTCTTTGACGAACAAGGAAATTATAAATTATCTCCTTATTTAGATGCAGCCTATAAAGCGGCAAATCCAAACCAGTTTGAGAAAGATTTTGTCGAAACAGATAAAAAAGTAAACTTAATGGAATCGGCATTAAGCGGAAGTATCTTGAGAATCTTCCCAATTCCGAATGATCCAAATCATAAATGGGTTTCGTATTTAGAGCGCAATAATAATGGCTTTAAAGGAATGGATTCTACTTATGTAAATCAAATTCTGCCATTGTATTTTAGTGCCTTAAACAATGGTTCTATTGCTAAAAATTTTGATGCTGCAGATAATTTAGTTGAGAGTATTAATGGTTTTCAAAAGAAATTTGGAGGTAAAGTAAGACCAAGTGAAGAGAAAATCGATGCTGAGATAGCTTATAATAAATACGACGTTTTTCAAAAATTACCGTATTGGTATGTTACAGTAGCAAGCTTTATGTTCATTTTTATTATTGTGAACATTTTCTTTGAGAAAAAATGGCTTCGCATAACAATAAATGGTTTTCATGTTTTAGTCGGATTGTTATTTGCAATTCATACATTAGGATTAATTGCACGCTGGTACATTTCTGGTCACGCACCTTGGAGTAATGCTTACGAATCAATCGTTTATGTAGCTTGGTCGACCATGTTCTTCGGATTAGCTTTTGATAGAAAATCAAAATTGACAGTGGCATCATCTGCTTTTGTCACTGCTATGATTTTAATGGCGGCTTACATGAACTGGATTGACCCTGAAATTGCAAACTTACAGCCAGTTCTGAACTCGTATTGGTTAATGATTCACGTTGCAGTTATTGTAGGTAGTTATGGTCCAACTGCATTAGGATTTATTTTAGGTTTTGTTGCATTGCTATTGATTTTCTTTACAACTGAGAAAAATAAAGCCAAAATGGAACTTAATTTAAAAGAGATTACATACATCAACGAAATGGCTTTAACTATTGGTTTGATCATGTTGACTATTGGAAACTTCTTAGGCGGACAATGGGCAAACGAAAGCTGGGGACGTTATTGGGGTTGGGATCCGAAAGAAACTTGGGCTTTAATCTCAATTATGATTTATGCATTTGTAATTCACGCTCGTTTTGTTCCTGCTTTAAGAGGAAAATGGTTCTTCAACTTAATGAGTATGTATGCTTTTGTTTCGATTTTATTTACGTATTATGGAGTAAACTTCCATTTGGTTGGTTTACACTCTTACGCAAGTGGTGAAGCACATTCTTTGAGTTGGGTTTATTATTGCTTGATTGTAATTAGTATAATTGGAGCTGTTACATATCCAAAATATAGAAAATACTATAAAAGCAAAAGCAAAAAAGTAAAGAAATAA
- a CDS encoding DoxX family protein, protein MNSNLLLRIASAIILLTHSVFGMFNNGINDFGNLFLNQIGFAPYGIFLAWIIKLSHIVAAILLLANKYIKLAGFITIFVLIMGIILVHFKEGWFVVGGGRNGVEYNFLLIIVLLAIMYPNGLKWNSK, encoded by the coding sequence ATGAATTCAAACTTACTTTTGAGAATTGCTAGTGCTATCATTCTCTTAACCCACTCCGTTTTCGGAATGTTCAATAATGGCATCAATGACTTTGGAAATCTATTTCTCAATCAAATTGGCTTTGCACCTTATGGCATTTTTCTTGCCTGGATTATAAAGCTGTCTCATATAGTAGCGGCAATACTTTTATTAGCTAACAAATACATTAAACTTGCCGGATTTATCACCATTTTTGTCTTAATCATGGGAATTATATTAGTACACTTTAAAGAAGGCTGGTTTGTTGTAGGTGGCGGAAGAAATGGTGTTGAATATAATTTTCTGCTCATAATAGTTTTATTGGCAATTATGTATCCGAATGGATTAAAGTGGAATTCTAAATAA
- a CDS encoding AI-2E family transporter, which yields MTRPITLPFYAKLSFILVTLICFAFIFCIGKDILTPILMAFLFAVLLLPIFNFLKTKLKFPRHLAAIVCLAIFISIVVGILVFISYQVTYMANDFETIKKNANSFIVEIHKFIRENFQVSIGEQKKYLDSVTKDSVKTGQAKLGSFIISISDVLLDSTIMIIYTFLFLIYKEHFKLFFAKLIKQENHGILQDILSQIKVSINNYIVSLIIEMIVVSVLTSLGLWIIGVKYFVLLGLITGILNLIPYIGIFIAGIITVLASLTGSGEISVILGILIVNIIVQFIDNNLLVPLIINSKVEINAFVSIMGIIVGGAAAGIAGMFLAIPLLAILKIIFDRIDSLSPWGYLMGNHVPRKFAWRKRKITTDN from the coding sequence ATGACTCGGCCCATAACATTACCCTTTTATGCAAAACTTTCTTTTATTCTCGTTACTTTAATTTGTTTTGCATTCATTTTTTGCATCGGAAAAGATATTCTTACGCCCATTTTAATGGCATTCTTATTTGCCGTTTTACTCCTTCCGATTTTTAATTTTCTAAAAACCAAACTTAAGTTTCCGAGACATCTGGCTGCTATAGTTTGTCTTGCTATTTTTATTTCCATTGTGGTCGGAATTTTAGTTTTTATCTCCTACCAAGTCACTTATATGGCAAATGATTTTGAAACTATAAAGAAAAATGCAAACTCCTTTATTGTCGAAATTCATAAATTCATTAGAGAAAATTTTCAGGTAAGTATTGGAGAACAGAAAAAATATCTGGATTCTGTTACAAAAGATTCGGTCAAAACGGGTCAGGCCAAGCTAGGTTCGTTTATAATTTCGATAAGTGATGTTCTTTTGGACAGTACCATTATGATCATCTATACTTTTTTGTTTTTGATTTATAAAGAACATTTCAAATTGTTTTTTGCCAAATTAATCAAACAGGAAAATCATGGTATTTTGCAGGATATTTTATCTCAGATCAAAGTTTCGATCAACAATTACATTGTCAGTTTGATTATTGAAATGATTGTTGTTTCGGTATTGACGAGTTTAGGTTTATGGATAATTGGCGTGAAATACTTTGTCCTTCTCGGATTGATTACAGGAATTTTAAACTTAATTCCTTATATCGGAATTTTTATTGCTGGAATTATTACCGTTCTGGCATCGTTAACAGGATCTGGAGAAATTTCAGTAATCCTCGGAATCCTGATTGTAAACATTATTGTTCAGTTTATTGATAATAATCTTCTTGTGCCATTAATTATTAATTCTAAAGTAGAAATAAACGCTTTTGTTTCTATTATGGGAATTATTGTTGGAGGTGCCGCTGCTGGAATTGCCGGAATGTTTTTAGCCATTCCTCTTTTGGCTATTTTGAAAATTATTTTTGATCGAATTGATTCGCTTTCTCCTTGGGGCTACCTTATGGGAAATCATGTTCCACGGAAATTTGCTTGGAGAAAAAGAAAAATTACAACAGACAATTAA
- a CDS encoding geranylgeranylglycerol-phosphate geranylgeranyltransferase, which produces MKFLKLIRYKNLLMLAFMQLLFRYAFLKQQQVPLALADWQYGLLVLSTVLLAAAGYVINNIYDVGTDSINKPNNVVVGKGITETAAYNIYIGLNITGVAIGFILSNIIMRPTFASLFILIASLLYFYATSLKQIMILGNFVVALLLATSVLIIGVFDLFPATTSENQAQMASLFSILIDYALFAFMINFIREIVKDIEDVNGDYNMGMNTLPVAIGVNRAAKIALGFAIVAFIMCGLYCNTYFMQNKLYIAVFYAFATVLAPLLYFIIKIFSAKSQKDFHHLSNILKLILFFGILSILVIALNIKYNA; this is translated from the coding sequence ATGAAATTCCTAAAACTTATTCGTTATAAAAACCTTTTAATGCTTGCTTTTATGCAGCTGCTTTTTCGTTATGCCTTTTTAAAACAACAGCAAGTTCCTCTGGCATTAGCCGACTGGCAATATGGATTGCTGGTTTTAAGCACTGTTCTATTAGCCGCTGCAGGTTATGTCATCAATAATATTTACGATGTAGGAACGGATAGTATCAACAAACCAAACAATGTTGTAGTTGGAAAAGGAATTACAGAAACTGCCGCTTATAACATTTATATAGGTTTAAACATTACTGGCGTTGCAATTGGTTTTATATTGTCGAATATTATTATGAGGCCGACCTTTGCATCACTTTTTATTTTAATTGCTTCGCTTTTATATTTTTATGCGACGAGTTTAAAACAAATTATGATTTTAGGCAATTTCGTAGTAGCATTGCTCTTAGCGACAAGCGTATTAATTATTGGGGTTTTTGATCTTTTTCCTGCCACTACAAGCGAAAATCAAGCTCAAATGGCAAGTCTTTTTTCTATTCTGATAGACTATGCTCTATTTGCTTTTATGATTAATTTTATTCGTGAAATTGTAAAAGATATCGAAGATGTAAATGGCGATTACAATATGGGAATGAATACTTTACCTGTTGCAATAGGAGTTAACAGAGCAGCGAAAATCGCTTTAGGCTTTGCCATTGTTGCGTTTATAATGTGTGGACTTTATTGCAATACTTATTTCATGCAAAACAAGCTTTACATTGCGGTTTTTTATGCTTTTGCTACTGTTTTAGCGCCTTTGCTTTATTTTATAATAAAAATATTCAGTGCAAAATCTCAAAAAGATTTCCATCATTTAAGCAACATCTTAAAACTTATTTTATTCTTCGGAATCCTATCAATCTTGGTTATTGCCTTAAACATCAAATACAATGCTTAA
- a CDS encoding mechanosensitive ion channel domain-containing protein: protein MFSFKEYSREIIATIILIGILIVLRMVIAKLIRRFAYTSQLFEHRTNLVIKYINILMNILVVTTLIIIWGVQTEDIFITISSIATVIGVAMFAQWSILSNITSGMILFFSFPFRIGDTIKIHDKDFPIEAEIEDINTFHVSLKTKEGEKIIFPNNLLLQKGISIIPAKYEEREFFD from the coding sequence ATGTTTTCTTTTAAAGAATATAGCCGAGAAATAATCGCAACAATCATTCTTATTGGGATTTTGATTGTATTGCGTATGGTAATTGCCAAATTAATAAGGCGTTTTGCCTATACAAGCCAATTATTTGAACACCGCACCAATCTCGTTATCAAGTATATTAATATTTTAATGAATATACTTGTTGTAACCACTTTAATTATAATTTGGGGAGTTCAGACGGAAGATATTTTTATCACAATTTCTTCTATTGCAACTGTAATTGGTGTTGCCATGTTTGCCCAATGGTCTATTTTAAGCAATATTACTTCTGGAATGATTTTATTCTTCTCCTTTCCTTTTAGAATTGGAGATACGATTAAAATTCATGATAAGGATTTTCCAATTGAAGCTGAAATCGAAGACATTAATACTTTTCATGTAAGCTTAAAAACAAAAGAAGGAGAAAAAATTATTTTCCCTAACAATTTGCTACTTCAAAAGGGAATTTCTATTATTCCTGCAAAATATGAGGAAAGGGAGTTTTTTGACTAA